A single genomic interval of Spirosoma linguale DSM 74 harbors:
- a CDS encoding outer membrane chaperone Skp (OmpH) (PFAM: outer membrane chaperone Skp (OmpH)~KEGG: aav:Aave_1832 outer membrane chaperone Skp (OmpH)) has product MKKALFFVLLCAVWASTPAKAQKFGYVDTEFIFSKMPEYQKALGEIDKFADKWSKDIQDKYVEIDKLQKAYQAEEILLTEDMKRERLRAISDKEREARDYNNKVFGYQGLLFEKKKELMKSPMELVNRAVEKVCLQKKLDFMFDKASDFVMLYTNPRHDYSDYVMEELGLDIKPTATNSNPTNNTTTKPK; this is encoded by the coding sequence ATGAAGAAAGCCCTATTTTTCGTACTTTTGTGCGCCGTTTGGGCATCAACGCCCGCCAAGGCGCAGAAATTTGGGTACGTAGATACTGAGTTCATTTTCAGCAAAATGCCCGAGTATCAGAAGGCACTAGGTGAGATCGACAAGTTTGCCGATAAGTGGTCGAAAGATATTCAGGATAAATACGTTGAGATTGACAAATTGCAGAAAGCGTATCAGGCGGAAGAAATCCTGCTAACCGAAGACATGAAGCGCGAGCGACTACGGGCCATTAGCGACAAAGAACGAGAAGCAAGGGATTACAACAATAAAGTGTTCGGGTATCAGGGGCTTCTTTTCGAAAAGAAAAAAGAGTTGATGAAATCCCCGATGGAGTTAGTGAACCGGGCCGTTGAAAAAGTGTGTTTGCAGAAGAAGCTGGACTTTATGTTCGACAAGGCGTCTGACTTTGTTATGCTATACACGAATCCAAGGCACGATTATTCGGATTATGTAATGGAAGAGTTGGGACTGGATATTAAACCAACGGCTACTAACAGTAATCCAACCAATAACACAACCACAAAACCTAAGTAA
- a CDS encoding outer membrane chaperone Skp (OmpH) (PFAM: outer membrane chaperone Skp (OmpH)~KEGG: mfa:Mfla_1521 outer membrane chaperone Skp (OmpH)), translating to MKKNLVIAFAAALLLGGLNAQAQAQTTTPATTASAGPLKLGYTNIDYILSQTPEAKDIQNQLTIQRTQADNELKRMQKELEDKYGAYEKGAAQMSDVIRKDRETELQGLQARIQEFGRTAEQSLQTKYQQLVNPVVQKIQKGIDAVAKENGYQYVFNLDAGANTIPILLVAPEENNITELVLKKLGIDPAKAAAAAKPATTGGSAPAAAKPAGSAATPKKN from the coding sequence ATGAAGAAAAACCTCGTCATTGCGTTTGCAGCAGCTCTGCTATTGGGCGGTTTAAACGCACAGGCTCAAGCCCAAACGACAACACCGGCTACGACAGCTTCTGCTGGTCCATTGAAGTTAGGCTATACCAATATTGATTACATCCTTTCGCAAACTCCCGAAGCAAAAGATATTCAGAACCAGTTGACCATTCAGCGCACGCAGGCTGATAACGAACTGAAGCGGATGCAGAAAGAACTGGAAGACAAATACGGTGCCTACGAAAAAGGAGCCGCTCAGATGTCGGATGTAATTCGGAAAGACCGCGAAACAGAATTACAGGGACTCCAGGCCCGGATTCAGGAGTTCGGCCGTACGGCTGAGCAATCGCTGCAAACGAAATACCAGCAGTTGGTAAACCCGGTTGTACAGAAAATCCAGAAAGGTATTGATGCTGTTGCCAAAGAAAACGGCTATCAGTATGTGTTCAACCTGGATGCAGGCGCAAACACCATCCCTATTTTGCTGGTTGCTCCCGAAGAGAACAACATCACGGAGTTGGTTCTGAAGAAACTGGGCATCGATCCAGCAAAAGCCGCTGCCGCTGCTAAACCAGCTACCACTGGCGGTAGTGCCCCAGCAGCCGCTAAGCCTGCTGGCTCTGCTGCTACGCCGAAGAAAAACTAA
- a CDS encoding acriflavin resistance protein (PFAM: acriflavin resistance protein~KEGG: spc:Sputcn32_2276 acriflavin resistance protein) encodes MIRYLLHRPIAVCVVTLSLAILGVFAFRQLPVSLLPDIPVPEITVQVSYPTASARELQQTIEQPLRNQLLQVAHLNDIESVTQNGLAVLTLRFDYGTNTRLAYLETNEKIDGILGQLPRDLERPKVIKAGAGDIPVFNLNVLPGPTYQDDFLALSEFCENVLKRRIEQLPDVALVDATGLAQPEAVVQVNPDKLASLGLTGQQLASVLKQANLQPGNFNVREGPYQYNIRFSSVLQTPQDVEKLYFSVGGTGSAQTGAAQSDPRVTYFADNVLTAQETRSESPRRLVALREVATVSLRERPLTGSYSFDNKPSNLQSIGQSESNTHPVRRIGSNPRRSNPRRAVCLAIIKQSDAQLLHLRAELARLTDQFKQDYPQIDFALSQDQTELLDLSINNLISNLLTGALLTFGMIFFFMRDRRLPLLVGMVIPVSIAVTFLGFYLLGLSINIVSLAGLVLGMGEIVDSAIIILENIEEKREAGLPVETSCIDGTEEVIRPLFTSVLTNSAVFLPLLLLSGLAGALFFDQAVSVSLALGTSLACSYTLVPVLYYLLYRRETNPKAVLPPTRFMRWLDVAYLATFSVAFRFKWPLLASLVVLLAGAGWMAFRMEKRAMPDVSRTELEVFIDWNEPLTVAENQRRTEQIISRLQPSPDYISTFTGQQQFLLNRQLQQTENETLLSLQTDSERAYTRLSDTLSRQLRQQYPRAVVAIRPARNVFEQLFNTTEPMLRLKLYNTKGQQPIDPAIAERIDNQLTCSGLVTNSPGFQDQFMVRLQTDKVLLYDVDEAAVVQTLKTVFNNNQITSLQSEQRFIPLTLSGLDDGPSATNWRQSFVYNRLKQAIPLQNLIEVTPQTDYKLVYADKEGTYVPVDFAIENSSANAVQKQGATVLQQETGVLAGWSGRYLRDKTYLTELLAIVGIAILLLFCILTAQFESLQQPLIVLLIIMLGLAGSIWTLYLAGESLNVLSVIGMIVLIGLLDNDSILKIDTMNRSVDSMSLMDAIRSAGQRRLKSQVMTFLTTVLGLLPVLFSGGLGAELQRPLALSIIGGMCVGVLVSWTVIPLLYWWLSQRKMHTHKESPS; translated from the coding sequence ATGATCCGCTACTTACTACATCGCCCCATTGCCGTTTGCGTGGTCACATTGTCGCTGGCGATACTGGGCGTATTCGCTTTCAGGCAGTTGCCGGTATCGTTATTGCCCGACATTCCCGTACCCGAAATTACCGTGCAGGTCAGCTATCCAACCGCATCGGCGCGGGAGTTGCAGCAAACCATTGAACAGCCGCTTCGTAACCAGCTTTTGCAGGTTGCTCATCTGAACGATATAGAGTCGGTTACGCAAAATGGGCTGGCTGTACTGACGTTGCGTTTCGACTACGGCACCAATACCCGGCTGGCGTATCTGGAAACGAACGAGAAAATAGATGGTATTCTGGGCCAGCTCCCCCGCGATCTGGAACGCCCCAAAGTCATTAAAGCCGGTGCGGGCGACATTCCCGTGTTTAACCTGAACGTGTTGCCCGGTCCAACGTATCAGGACGATTTTCTGGCTCTGAGCGAGTTTTGCGAGAATGTATTGAAACGACGCATTGAGCAACTGCCCGATGTGGCCTTAGTGGATGCAACGGGCCTGGCACAGCCCGAAGCTGTCGTACAGGTCAATCCCGACAAACTGGCAAGCCTTGGCCTGACCGGGCAGCAACTGGCCAGTGTATTGAAGCAGGCGAATTTACAGCCGGGTAATTTCAATGTTCGGGAGGGGCCTTATCAGTACAATATTCGATTTTCGTCGGTGCTGCAAACCCCGCAGGATGTCGAGAAACTATATTTCAGCGTGGGCGGCACCGGTTCAGCACAAACCGGAGCCGCTCAGAGCGACCCGCGCGTAACGTATTTTGCCGATAATGTGCTAACTGCTCAGGAAACGCGCTCTGAGTCTCCCCGGAGGTTAGTGGCACTTCGTGAAGTAGCAACGGTGTCATTACGTGAGCGGCCGTTGACAGGCAGTTACAGTTTCGACAATAAACCATCGAATTTACAGTCGATAGGCCAAAGTGAGTCGAATACACACCCGGTACGCCGGATCGGGTCGAATCCACGACGGTCGAATCCACGACGGGCCGTGTGTTTGGCCATTATTAAACAAAGCGATGCGCAACTGCTGCACCTACGCGCTGAACTGGCCAGGTTGACCGATCAATTTAAACAGGATTACCCACAGATAGACTTTGCCCTGAGCCAGGATCAAACTGAACTGCTCGATCTGTCCATCAACAACCTGATCAGCAATCTGTTGACGGGGGCGCTACTAACGTTCGGCATGATTTTCTTCTTCATGCGCGACCGTCGGCTGCCGTTGCTGGTTGGGATGGTCATTCCGGTCTCCATTGCCGTTACATTTTTAGGATTCTATCTGTTGGGGCTCTCTATCAATATCGTGTCGCTGGCCGGGTTAGTGCTGGGCATGGGCGAAATTGTCGATAGTGCCATTATCATTCTGGAAAACATAGAGGAAAAGCGTGAAGCTGGCCTGCCTGTTGAGACGAGTTGCATAGACGGTACTGAGGAAGTTATCCGCCCCTTGTTCACCTCCGTGCTGACCAACTCAGCGGTATTTTTACCCTTGCTGCTGTTAAGTGGCCTGGCGGGGGCGTTGTTCTTCGATCAGGCCGTATCGGTGTCGCTGGCGCTGGGTACGTCTCTGGCCTGTTCCTACACGCTGGTGCCGGTGCTTTATTACCTGCTCTATCGTCGGGAAACCAACCCCAAAGCCGTTCTGCCGCCTACCCGGTTTATGAGGTGGTTAGACGTGGCCTATCTAGCCACCTTTTCGGTTGCGTTTCGCTTTAAATGGCCGTTGCTGGCTAGCCTTGTTGTGTTGTTGGCGGGAGCAGGATGGATGGCTTTCCGAATGGAGAAACGAGCTATGCCTGATGTGAGCCGAACGGAATTAGAGGTTTTTATTGACTGGAATGAACCGCTGACCGTTGCCGAAAACCAACGCCGAACGGAGCAAATAATCAGTCGGCTACAACCATCCCCCGACTACATCAGTACGTTTACCGGACAACAGCAGTTTCTGCTGAACAGGCAGCTTCAGCAGACAGAAAATGAGACTTTGTTAAGTTTGCAAACAGATTCGGAGCGGGCCTATACCCGTTTATCCGATACGTTGAGCAGGCAATTACGGCAGCAGTATCCCCGCGCGGTTGTTGCCATTCGTCCGGCCCGTAACGTGTTCGAACAGTTATTTAATACAACGGAGCCAATGCTTCGGCTAAAGTTGTACAATACAAAAGGCCAGCAGCCAATCGACCCAGCCATAGCCGAGCGGATTGACAACCAGCTTACCTGTTCGGGGCTGGTAACGAATTCACCCGGCTTTCAGGACCAGTTTATGGTGCGGTTACAAACCGACAAAGTACTACTGTATGATGTGGATGAAGCCGCCGTTGTGCAGACATTAAAAACTGTATTCAACAATAATCAAATCACCAGTCTGCAAAGCGAGCAGCGGTTTATTCCGTTGACACTGTCGGGTTTAGATGATGGGCCTTCTGCTACGAACTGGCGGCAATCCTTCGTTTATAACAGGCTAAAGCAAGCCATACCCTTACAAAATCTAATTGAGGTAACGCCCCAAACGGATTATAAACTAGTCTATGCCGATAAAGAAGGAACGTATGTACCCGTTGATTTTGCCATTGAAAATTCCAGTGCCAACGCCGTACAGAAACAGGGAGCTACAGTATTGCAACAGGAAACGGGTGTACTGGCGGGTTGGTCTGGTCGGTACCTGCGCGACAAAACGTATCTGACTGAACTGTTGGCCATTGTGGGCATTGCCATTTTATTGCTGTTCTGTATTCTTACTGCCCAGTTCGAATCACTACAGCAACCGCTCATCGTGTTGCTCATCATTATGCTTGGCCTGGCTGGTTCAATTTGGACACTTTATCTGGCAGGGGAGAGCCTGAATGTGTTATCGGTCATTGGCATGATCGTTTTGATTGGTCTGCTGGATAATGACTCCATTCTAAAAATCGACACTATGAACCGTAGCGTTGATTCGATGTCGCTCATGGACGCCATTCGGTCGGCAGGGCAACGACGGCTCAAATCGCAGGTCATGACCTTTCTGACAACGGTGTTAGGCCTTTTACCCGTCTTGTTTAGTGGTGGTTTAGGAGCGGAGTTACAGCGGCCCCTGGCTTTATCAATAATTGGGGGAATGTGTGTTGGCGTCTTGGTATCCTGGACTGTAATCCCGCTCCTGTACTGGTGGCTTTCCCAACGGAAAATGCATACGCATAAAGAAAGCCCTTCCTGA
- a CDS encoding efflux transporter, RND family, MFP subunit (TIGRFAM: efflux transporter, RND family, MFP subunit~PFAM: secretion protein HlyD family protein~KEGG: pag:PLES_01571 putative resistance-nodulation- cell division (RND) efflux membrane fusion protein precursor) codes for MNKGRWAVLLSACSLLTTGLLSNCKPATSSASQADSTALNKPIAETNPTVICQPVRVGTFALSSAATGLVRAPTQSRLSFRIGGTINQVLVHNGSMVTAGQLLARLDDRDQRLTLRTAQDQLAESMVQLRALVAEYGGIELDTASLKANAQAFVLTKSGYYKAQTALMLARQQMAYTELRAPYAGVVANLTAKSYNFITSYEPFCSLLSRAGLLVEFSVLESELATVQAGQPVRIAPIAMPERSYAGQVQEINPFVNAQGLVLVKARINQPDQRLFEGMNARIVIERRIPNQLIVPKTAVVERSDRKVVFTVDEGKSKWNYVTIAHENDTEFAISEGLKSGDRVIVSGNLNLAHDAPVRVQTP; via the coding sequence ATGAATAAGGGCAGGTGGGCAGTTCTATTAAGTGCATGTAGTTTACTCACTACTGGCCTGCTAAGCAACTGCAAGCCCGCTACTTCGTCGGCCAGTCAGGCGGATAGCACCGCTCTGAACAAGCCTATTGCCGAAACTAATCCAACGGTTATTTGTCAGCCTGTCCGTGTGGGTACGTTTGCGCTTAGTTCGGCGGCTACGGGGCTGGTACGGGCTCCTACCCAAAGCCGCCTTAGTTTCCGTATTGGGGGCACCATCAATCAGGTGCTGGTTCACAACGGCTCAATGGTTACGGCCGGGCAGTTGCTGGCCCGTCTGGACGACCGCGATCAGCGGCTGACTTTACGGACAGCGCAAGACCAACTAGCCGAGAGTATGGTGCAATTGAGGGCGTTGGTGGCCGAGTATGGCGGTATAGAACTCGATACTGCCAGTTTGAAAGCCAACGCGCAGGCCTTCGTGCTAACCAAAAGTGGCTACTACAAAGCCCAAACGGCCCTTATGCTGGCCCGCCAGCAAATGGCCTATACGGAGTTACGCGCTCCCTATGCGGGTGTGGTGGCTAACCTGACGGCCAAATCCTACAATTTTATTACATCGTATGAGCCCTTCTGCTCGCTCCTTAGCCGGGCGGGGCTGTTGGTTGAGTTTTCGGTGCTGGAGAGCGAATTGGCTACGGTACAGGCTGGTCAGCCAGTTCGGATTGCGCCCATTGCCATGCCGGAACGCTCCTATGCGGGGCAAGTTCAGGAAATAAATCCGTTCGTTAATGCACAGGGATTGGTGTTGGTAAAAGCTCGAATTAACCAGCCCGATCAGCGCCTGTTTGAAGGCATGAATGCCCGTATTGTTATAGAACGGCGTATACCCAATCAGTTGATTGTTCCCAAAACAGCAGTAGTCGAGCGGTCGGACCGAAAGGTAGTGTTTACGGTCGATGAGGGGAAATCAAAATGGAATTACGTGACCATCGCTCATGAGAATGATACGGAATTCGCCATCAGCGAGGGTCTGAAGTCCGGAGATCGCGTAATAGTTTCAGGCAACCTAAACCTGGCTCACGACGCCCCCGTGCGTGTTCAAACACCATGA
- a CDS encoding transcriptional regulator, LuxR family (PFAM: regulatory protein LuxR; Helix-turn-helix type 11 domain protein~SMART: regulatory protein LuxR~KEGG: sat:SYN_01019 two-component response regulator), which produces MMQLPARLPVDGQYMTPRESEIVWLYAQGLSATQIAERLNVSSKTINRHCENIRARFGLRGYHALLQFALKIRPELEKWVNSPIKMGKLAY; this is translated from the coding sequence ATGATGCAATTACCAGCCCGCCTTCCGGTTGATGGTCAGTATATGACTCCTCGCGAATCTGAAATAGTCTGGTTATACGCGCAAGGCTTAAGTGCCACACAAATAGCCGAACGACTCAATGTAAGTAGTAAGACTATTAATCGCCACTGCGAGAACATTCGGGCTCGGTTTGGGCTAAGAGGGTATCATGCCCTGCTGCAATTTGCGCTAAAAATTCGACCGGAGTTAGAAAAATGGGTAAACTCACCCATAAAAATGGGTAAACTAGCCTATTGA
- a CDS encoding Cation/multidrug efflux pump-like protein (KEGG: sme:SMc01457 putative transport transmembrane protein), with amino-acid sequence MRHSYQFILLFTILSVMGVTLLPRLSVQLAPSPGGRSITVSYPWRGAAPEALERQVSSRLEGAFSTLANIKKVRSVSAYNRGYVTIELDRSADADALRFELAALVRQVYPKLPPDVSYPQISLNAPDEQSQTKPLLTLQLSGPSSTAELQRYANEQLKPRLAATEGVGSVAVFGGTQPEWVLTYNADALATLQLTENDLRVAVQHYFQREPLGKVVSATGQTLRIRLDNTVQNGTNHWSQIPVANRAGRIIYLTDLVSVSRQEPPSDQFYRINGKTAVNMVLTAAAGANQLTVAQTLNRQVAELNLPPGYRLDVDYDATVYIRENLRKIGIQTSVAIVILLLFVALTTRNWYYVLLIVTSTVVSLLLSVLVFVWLRVEIHLYSLAALTTSLGIVMDNVIVMIDHYRRYRDLRVFTALLGATLTTCAGLVVVWFLPEENRQAMSDFSVVMAVTLFISLLVAMAFTPAMMEQFWPKAQEGQERIIQKQTKTARQKLWGEQFYGRVIRLLLRYRRWALAGAVLLFGLPVFWLPITLDSKNPLAPYYKATIGSDLYADNLQPYVNKWLGGTLRLFVNYVYEGSYQREPERTALYVIAELPNQSTPEQMDAIFRRFESTLGQYGEIDKFITQINNGQEGNMVVYFKQSHDTEIFPYQLKNRGILLSTEMSGIDWNIYGVGQGFSQSLNEDESSTFNVELFGYNYRQLEQQATLLKQMLESHPRIQEVNINRSPNLFQRKRLYEFVLQTDPQLLALRGIGASQLYERLADLNARPQPDQYAFINGDYEPVKLIPVQSRSVDVWQLQNQPLTVGSGSAHLRDIGTITRQKVTPEIHKEDQQYKRLVSFEYFGSYNFGETFLTKTLDELRLQMPLGYTAKAVDRFWFGTDQRTPYELIGLVVLIIYIICAIIFESLWQPLALIGLIPLSYIGVFLAFYWTDSNFDQGGYASFILLAGNVVCAGIFIVAETNRLGKRYPNLSSFTVYQKAVRHKIGPVLLTVLSTVVGMVPFLLYEQEAFWYALGIGTIGGLLMSLVAVGIYLPVFLLPQNQV; translated from the coding sequence ATGCGCCATAGCTACCAGTTCATCCTGCTGTTTACCATCTTGTCGGTCATGGGAGTGACGTTGTTGCCCCGGCTGTCGGTGCAATTAGCGCCTTCGCCGGGAGGGCGTTCTATTACAGTGAGTTATCCCTGGCGGGGAGCCGCACCAGAGGCCCTTGAACGGCAAGTATCGTCTCGCCTGGAAGGCGCCTTTAGTACACTGGCCAACATTAAAAAAGTGAGGTCGGTGTCGGCTTACAACCGAGGGTATGTTACCATTGAATTGGATCGTTCGGCCGATGCCGACGCCCTGCGCTTCGAACTGGCCGCGCTGGTTAGGCAGGTGTACCCCAAACTCCCGCCTGATGTTTCTTATCCTCAAATTAGCCTGAATGCTCCCGATGAGCAGAGCCAAACCAAACCGCTGCTTACCCTTCAACTGAGCGGCCCCAGTTCTACTGCCGAGTTGCAACGCTATGCCAACGAACAACTAAAGCCCCGGCTGGCCGCAACAGAGGGCGTTGGTAGCGTGGCTGTGTTTGGGGGCACCCAACCCGAATGGGTCCTTACCTACAACGCCGATGCACTGGCTACCCTGCAACTAACGGAGAACGACCTGCGGGTGGCCGTACAGCATTATTTTCAGCGTGAACCTCTGGGCAAGGTTGTTTCGGCAACCGGGCAGACGTTGCGCATTCGGCTGGATAATACAGTACAAAATGGCACCAACCACTGGTCGCAGATTCCGGTAGCCAATCGGGCCGGGCGGATCATTTACCTGACCGATCTGGTGAGCGTAAGTCGGCAGGAACCACCGTCCGACCAGTTTTATCGCATCAATGGCAAAACAGCCGTAAACATGGTGCTAACAGCTGCAGCAGGGGCCAATCAGCTAACGGTTGCGCAGACACTAAACCGGCAGGTAGCGGAACTGAACTTACCGCCCGGCTACCGCCTGGATGTCGATTATGATGCCACGGTGTACATTCGGGAAAACCTGCGTAAAATTGGCATTCAGACCAGTGTAGCCATTGTTATTTTATTGCTGTTTGTTGCCCTGACAACACGGAACTGGTACTATGTGCTCTTGATCGTGACCAGCACCGTTGTGTCGTTACTGCTGTCTGTCCTGGTTTTTGTTTGGCTACGGGTCGAGATTCACCTCTATTCCCTGGCTGCGCTGACGACATCGTTAGGTATTGTGATGGACAATGTCATCGTGATGATTGACCATTACCGCCGATACCGTGACCTGCGCGTTTTTACGGCCCTGCTAGGTGCCACCCTCACCACCTGCGCCGGCCTGGTGGTTGTCTGGTTTCTGCCCGAAGAAAACCGCCAGGCCATGAGCGATTTTTCGGTCGTGATGGCCGTTACCCTGTTTATTTCCCTGCTGGTCGCTATGGCGTTTACGCCTGCTATGATGGAGCAGTTCTGGCCAAAAGCACAGGAAGGGCAGGAGAGAATTATCCAAAAGCAGACAAAAACTGCCAGACAGAAGCTTTGGGGAGAGCAATTTTATGGACGTGTCATCCGTCTGCTGCTGCGGTATCGGCGGTGGGCGCTTGCGGGGGCTGTTCTCCTGTTCGGTCTGCCTGTGTTCTGGTTACCAATTACCTTAGACTCAAAGAACCCGCTGGCTCCTTATTACAAAGCCACGATAGGCAGCGACCTGTATGCCGACAACCTGCAACCGTATGTCAACAAGTGGTTAGGGGGCACGCTTCGGCTGTTTGTCAATTACGTATATGAAGGATCATACCAGCGTGAGCCCGAACGTACAGCCCTATACGTTATTGCTGAGTTACCTAACCAAAGTACGCCCGAACAAATGGATGCTATCTTCCGGCGGTTTGAGTCTACCTTAGGCCAATATGGAGAAATTGACAAATTTATTACCCAGATTAACAATGGGCAGGAGGGCAATATGGTTGTTTACTTCAAACAGTCGCACGATACGGAAATTTTCCCCTATCAATTGAAGAACCGGGGTATCCTGCTTTCAACCGAAATGAGTGGTATCGACTGGAATATTTATGGTGTGGGACAGGGATTTAGCCAGAGTCTGAACGAAGACGAATCGTCCACCTTCAATGTCGAGCTGTTTGGCTATAATTACCGGCAGTTGGAGCAACAGGCCACGCTACTGAAACAAATGCTGGAGAGCCACCCCCGCATTCAGGAGGTCAATATCAACCGCAGCCCTAACCTGTTTCAGCGAAAGCGACTCTATGAATTTGTCCTACAAACCGACCCTCAGTTGCTGGCACTGCGGGGCATCGGCGCTTCCCAACTCTATGAACGTCTGGCCGACCTCAACGCCCGCCCCCAACCCGACCAGTATGCATTCATCAACGGAGACTACGAACCTGTTAAACTGATTCCTGTTCAAAGCCGAAGCGTAGATGTCTGGCAATTACAGAACCAACCGCTAACGGTTGGCTCAGGGTCAGCCCATCTGCGCGATATTGGCACTATTACCCGGCAGAAAGTTACCCCCGAAATTCATAAGGAAGACCAGCAGTACAAACGACTGGTTAGCTTTGAATACTTTGGCAGCTATAATTTCGGTGAGACGTTTCTGACCAAAACTCTCGACGAACTACGGCTACAAATGCCGCTTGGCTACACGGCCAAAGCGGTAGACCGCTTCTGGTTTGGCACTGACCAACGAACTCCCTACGAATTAATTGGGCTGGTTGTCCTGATAATCTACATCATTTGCGCGATAATTTTCGAGAGTTTATGGCAACCCCTGGCCCTCATCGGGCTGATTCCGCTATCGTACATCGGTGTGTTTTTAGCCTTTTACTGGACAGACAGTAATTTTGATCAGGGCGGCTACGCATCGTTTATTTTGCTGGCGGGCAATGTTGTTTGTGCGGGCATCTTTATCGTGGCCGAAACAAACCGGCTTGGCAAGCGGTACCCCAATCTGTCGTCATTTACAGTTTATCAAAAAGCAGTCAGGCATAAAATTGGCCCAGTATTGCTGACCGTCTTATCTACCGTAGTCGGGATGGTTCCATTTCTGCTGTATGAGCAGGAAGCTTTCTGGTATGCGCTGGGTATTGGCACCATTGGCGGCTTACTTATGTCCCTTGTCGCTGTAGGAATTTATTTACCTGTATTTTTATTGCCCCAAAATCAGGTCTAA